The following are from one region of the Camarhynchus parvulus chromosome 3, STF_HiC, whole genome shotgun sequence genome:
- the LOC115902072 gene encoding low density lipoprotein receptor adapter protein 1-like isoform X1, with protein sequence MEALRAAGRAVLRSPRLARHGLGLRRRRKLPESWADMQEPLLEGMCFTLKYLGMTLVEKPKGEDMAAAAIRRIVATARVGARKFQKVILTVSPRGISLQDADTKEMVENISIYRISYCTTDKLQNKVFAYVAQSQESGALECHAFLSPKKKIAQAVTLTVAQAFQMALDLWEATHAGSRQDQPLHPSCILESSEAGRAHEPAPAGRAPFTHHFGVQYVQVRPMLRAVWN encoded by the exons ATGGAGGCgctgcgggcggcggggcgTGCCGTGCTGCGGAGCCCGCGCCTCGCCCGGCACGGTCTGGGTCTCCGCCGGCGGCGCA AGCTTCCTGAGAGCTGGGCTGACATGCAGGAGCCACTGCTTGAGGGGATGTGCTTCACCCTCAAGTATCTGGGCATGACGCTGGTAGAAAAACCAAAAGGAGAAgacatggctgctgctgccatccgCAGGATCGTGGCCACG GCACGGGTTGGAGCTCGCAAGTTTCAGAAGGTGATTCTGACAGTGTCTCCAAGGGGCATCTCACTGCAGGATGCAGACACTAAGGAGATGGTGGAGAACATCTCCATCTACAG GATCTCCTACTGCACAACAGACAAGCTGCAGAACAAAGTCTTTGCTTATGTtgcccagagccaggagagcgGGGCGCTGGAGTGCCATGCCTTCCTCTCACCCAAGAAGAAAATT GCCCAGGCTGTGACTCTGACTGTGGCCCAGGCCTTTCAGATGGCACTGGATCTCTGGGAAGCAACACATGCAG GCTCTAGGCAGGATCAGCCCCTTCACCCTTCATGTATCTTGGAGAGCAGTGAGGCCGGCAGAGCCCATGAGCCAGCCCCCGCAGGGAGAGCTCCCTTCACACACCACTTTGGGGTACAGTATGTGCAAGTCAGGCCCATGCTGAGGGCTGTCTGGAATTAG
- the LOC115902072 gene encoding low density lipoprotein receptor adapter protein 1-like isoform X4, with protein MEALRAAGRAVLRSPRLARHGLGLRRRRKLPESWADMQEPLLEGMCFTLKYLGMTLVEKPKGEDMAAAAIRRIVATARVGARKFQKVILTVSPRGISLQDADTKEMVENISIYRISYCTTDKLQNKVFAYVAQSQESGALECHAFLSPKKKIAQAVTLTVAQAFQMALDLWEATHAAWRSWGGDSTVRQD; from the exons ATGGAGGCgctgcgggcggcggggcgTGCCGTGCTGCGGAGCCCGCGCCTCGCCCGGCACGGTCTGGGTCTCCGCCGGCGGCGCA AGCTTCCTGAGAGCTGGGCTGACATGCAGGAGCCACTGCTTGAGGGGATGTGCTTCACCCTCAAGTATCTGGGCATGACGCTGGTAGAAAAACCAAAAGGAGAAgacatggctgctgctgccatccgCAGGATCGTGGCCACG GCACGGGTTGGAGCTCGCAAGTTTCAGAAGGTGATTCTGACAGTGTCTCCAAGGGGCATCTCACTGCAGGATGCAGACACTAAGGAGATGGTGGAGAACATCTCCATCTACAG GATCTCCTACTGCACAACAGACAAGCTGCAGAACAAAGTCTTTGCTTATGTtgcccagagccaggagagcgGGGCGCTGGAGTGCCATGCCTTCCTCTCACCCAAGAAGAAAATT GCCCAGGCTGTGACTCTGACTGTGGCCCAGGCCTTTCAGATGGCACTGGATCTCTGGGAAGCAACACATGCAG
- the LOC115902072 gene encoding low density lipoprotein receptor adapter protein 1-like isoform X3, with protein MEALRAAGRAVLRSPRLARHGLGLRRRRKLPESWADMQEPLLEGMCFTLKYLGMTLVEKPKGEDMAAAAIRRIVATARVGARKFQKVILTVSPRGISLQDADTKEMVENISIYRISYCTTDKLQNKVFAYVAQSQESGALECHAFLSPKKKIAQAVTLTVAQAFQMALDLWEATHAAAWRSWGGDSTVRQD; from the exons ATGGAGGCgctgcgggcggcggggcgTGCCGTGCTGCGGAGCCCGCGCCTCGCCCGGCACGGTCTGGGTCTCCGCCGGCGGCGCA AGCTTCCTGAGAGCTGGGCTGACATGCAGGAGCCACTGCTTGAGGGGATGTGCTTCACCCTCAAGTATCTGGGCATGACGCTGGTAGAAAAACCAAAAGGAGAAgacatggctgctgctgccatccgCAGGATCGTGGCCACG GCACGGGTTGGAGCTCGCAAGTTTCAGAAGGTGATTCTGACAGTGTCTCCAAGGGGCATCTCACTGCAGGATGCAGACACTAAGGAGATGGTGGAGAACATCTCCATCTACAG GATCTCCTACTGCACAACAGACAAGCTGCAGAACAAAGTCTTTGCTTATGTtgcccagagccaggagagcgGGGCGCTGGAGTGCCATGCCTTCCTCTCACCCAAGAAGAAAATT GCCCAGGCTGTGACTCTGACTGTGGCCCAGGCCTTTCAGATGGCACTGGATCTCTGGGAAGCAACACATGCAG